In Rhododendron vialii isolate Sample 1 chromosome 9a, ASM3025357v1, the following are encoded in one genomic region:
- the LOC131301457 gene encoding hydroxyacylglutathione hydrolase cytoplasmic, with protein sequence MKIIPVPCLEDNYAYIIIDEATKEGAAVDPVEPDKVLGVAKENGVELKSVLTTHHHWDHAGGNEKIKELVPGIRVYGGSLDNVKGCTNKVENGDRLSIGKDINILALHTPSHTKGHISYYLTGKAEEDPAVFTGDTLFVAGCGKFFEGTAEQMYQSLCVTLASLPQPTRVYCGHEYTVKNLQFARTVEPENAKIAHKLSWAQQQRQAGLPTIPSTIEEELETNPFMRVDLPEVQEKVGCKSPVEALGEVRQRKDNWRG encoded by the exons ATGAAGATCATCCCCGTTCCGTGCTTAGAAGACAACTACGCCTACAT AATCATAGATGAGGCAACCAAAGAAGGAGCAGCCGTGGATCCGGTTGAGCCTGACAAGGTTCTTGGAGTGGCTAAGGAGAATGGTGTTGAATTGAAGTCCGTCCTCACCACTCACCACCACTG GGATCATGCTGGTGGAAATGAGAAGATTAAGGAGTTGGTGCCTGGGATTAGGGTTTATGGTGGTTCACTCGATAATGTGAAGGGGTGTACAAATAAAGTTGAAAATGGAGATAGGTTGTCTATTGGGAAGGATATCAATATATTGGCTCTTCATACGCCTAG CCACACCAAAGGTCATATAAGTTACTACCTGACTGGCAAAGCTGAAGAGGACCCTGCTGTTTTCACAGGAGACACATTG TTTGTTGCTGGTTGTGGTAAGTTTTTTGAAGGCACAGCAGAACAAATGTATCAATCTCTCTGTGTGACATTGGCATCGTTGCCACAGCCAACCCGAGTTTACTGTGGCCATGAG TATACGGTGAAGAATCTGCAGTTTGCTCGGACAGTTGAACCAGAAAATGCAAAGATAGCGCATAAGTTGTCATGGGCTCAGCAGCAGAGACAGGCTGGCCTTCCCACTATTCCCTCTACCATTGAAGAAGAACTGGAGACTAATCCATTCATGCGGGTGGATCTACCGGAGGTTCAG GAGAAGGTTGGTTGCAAGTCCCCTGTTGAAGCCCTTGGGGAGGTAAGGCAGCGCAAGGATAACTGGAGAGGATGA